One Actinoplanes missouriensis 431 DNA segment encodes these proteins:
- a CDS encoding flagellar hook-length control protein FliK, which yields MPTSVTGPDRRPTTESTRRTAGRRDEGGADFGSALSAEMGRPGADEDKAAAAAKASREAAADRVADGRSATAERAANDRMAADRAAAARAAATRSAALTRAASNRTDAADRAAADRTAADRAAANRAADRTAADRTAADRAAANRAAAERSTLARAAVNRTAVSTQAGRTATDRTTTDRATLDRTVTERPTTARTATNRAAGGVAEERAPGRPAAAKGTGQDADQVTDTAATAKASATGDATASPTAGTETADGASTETETAATTAAEPGVLAAMTTMAAPQPIATPAEGGEDATATAAGALSVTGVAATPVGTAASAATAPAATAPATTASTGAAPTTVDAQAPQNAAPAGAGAAAGQALAAGPVPADTAPGQAVPPAGTATTADPAATAAVSPDAAPTAATAATGAATVTGGQPAEATPATAETTTPATGENATATPGAEAGPVDDASAANTGGGTADSGAGSDGTGAEQFGTPETATTDGTAPAAGGPGALPTGVPDGGSPVETGVPGGVPAGPAGVTGPQAAAPAATTAPAADVPAPPPSTPIPGPTANQLAMRIVPLRLDADGVHRLTVHLHPVDLGPVQVVAEIRNGDISVQLSGGTEAGTEALRSSLDDLRRELEESGFGNCTLDLRQGTAQQQARQQFAEAGGLGRRGGAAAGGAADLPAEPAPNATRRTVPAGRVDVEA from the coding sequence ATGCCGACTTCCGTGACGGGTCCCGATCGCCGGCCCACGACCGAGAGCACCCGTCGGACGGCGGGCCGGCGGGATGAGGGAGGCGCGGACTTCGGGTCGGCTCTCTCGGCCGAGATGGGCCGGCCCGGTGCTGACGAGGACAAGGCGGCCGCGGCGGCGAAGGCGTCCCGGGAGGCTGCCGCGGACCGGGTCGCGGACGGCCGTTCGGCGACCGCCGAGCGTGCCGCGAACGATCGGATGGCGGCCGACCGGGCCGCCGCCGCGCGAGCCGCCGCGACGCGGAGCGCCGCTCTGACCAGGGCCGCCTCGAACCGCACCGACGCAGCCGACCGGGCCGCAGCAGACCGCACCGCAGCAGATCGCGCGGCGGCAAACCGGGCAGCGGACCGCACCGCAGCAGACCGCACCGCAGCAGACCGCGCGGCGGCAAACCGGGCGGCAGCGGAGCGCAGCACCCTGGCCCGGGCCGCCGTCAACCGCACCGCCGTGAGCACGCAGGCCGGCCGTACCGCGACTGACCGCACGACCACTGACCGCGCCACCCTCGATCGCACCGTGACCGAGCGCCCGACAACCGCCCGCACCGCGACCAACCGTGCCGCCGGCGGTGTCGCCGAGGAGCGGGCGCCCGGCCGGCCGGCCGCCGCCAAGGGCACCGGCCAGGACGCCGACCAGGTCACCGACACCGCCGCCACTGCCAAGGCCAGCGCAACCGGCGACGCGACCGCGTCCCCCACCGCCGGGACCGAGACCGCGGACGGCGCGAGCACCGAGACCGAGACAGCCGCCACCACCGCAGCCGAGCCCGGTGTTCTCGCGGCGATGACCACCATGGCCGCGCCCCAGCCGATTGCGACCCCGGCCGAGGGCGGCGAGGACGCCACCGCGACGGCAGCCGGTGCCCTGTCGGTGACCGGAGTGGCAGCCACCCCGGTCGGCACGGCCGCATCCGCCGCCACCGCACCCGCCGCCACCGCACCCGCCACCACCGCATCCACCGGTGCCGCACCCACCACCGTCGACGCCCAGGCGCCGCAGAACGCCGCACCGGCCGGCGCCGGCGCGGCAGCGGGACAGGCCCTCGCGGCCGGGCCGGTCCCGGCGGACACCGCACCGGGTCAGGCTGTGCCGCCGGCCGGAACCGCAACCACGGCTGATCCGGCCGCGACAGCCGCGGTGAGCCCGGACGCGGCACCGACGGCTGCTACGGCGGCTACGGGCGCGGCCACCGTGACCGGCGGTCAGCCGGCCGAGGCCACCCCGGCCACCGCCGAGACCACGACACCCGCCACCGGGGAGAACGCCACGGCCACGCCCGGGGCCGAGGCGGGACCGGTCGATGACGCCTCCGCCGCGAACACCGGCGGCGGCACGGCGGACAGCGGCGCCGGCAGCGACGGAACCGGCGCCGAGCAGTTCGGTACTCCGGAGACGGCCACCACCGACGGGACGGCTCCGGCTGCCGGTGGTCCGGGTGCGCTGCCCACCGGCGTACCCGATGGGGGGTCTCCGGTTGAAACGGGCGTGCCGGGGGGCGTACCCGCTGGTCCGGCTGGTGTGACGGGGCCGCAGGCCGCGGCGCCTGCCGCAACCACCGCGCCGGCCGCGGATGTTCCGGCGCCGCCGCCGTCCACGCCGATCCCCGGCCCGACGGCGAACCAGCTCGCGATGCGGATCGTTCCGCTGCGGCTGGACGCGGACGGCGTGCACCGGCTCACCGTGCACCTGCATCCGGTCGACCTCGGACCGGTCCAGGTGGTCGCGGAGATCCGGAACGGCGACATCTCGGTGCAGCTCTCCGGCGGCACCGAGGCCGGCACCGAGGCGCTCCGGTCGTCCCTCGACGATCTGCGGCGCGAGCTGGAGGAGTCCGGCTTCGGGAACTGCACCCTTGACCTGCGTCAGGGCACCGCGCAGCAGCAGGCCCGCCAGCAGTTCGCGGAGGCCGGTGGACTCGGCCGCCGGGGCGGTGCGGCGGCCGGCGGCGCCGCGGACCTGCCGGCCGAGCCGGCGCCGAACGCCACCCGACGGACCGTCCCGGCCGGGCGCGTGGACGTCGAGGCCTGA
- the flhA gene encoding flagellar biosynthesis protein FlhA: MKKQSLSKFAVPVGVVGIIIMMVVPLPTFLLDLLIAVNITAALLTLLISMFVQKPLDFAVFPALLLVMTLFRLALNISATRLVLRDGDAGKVIHAFGSFVVGGNLVIGLVIFSILVIVQMIVVTKGAERVAEVGARFTLDAMPGKQMAIDADLNAGLIDESEARKRRAEVSSEADFYGAMDGGSKFVKGDAIAAIIITVINLVGGFAIGIMQAGMAPVDAMNHYSMLSIGDGLVSQIPALLLSVATGLIVTRSATSGDMGSSVTTQLSQNKLALRIGGGAALALCVIPGLPKLPFLLVGGAVLAIAQRVKEPVPETAEEAIAAEAVDMPAPDSPEQLLGEMRIDPLELALAPDLVDLVDASSGDLLDRVRALRRKMAMELGVIMPPVRTRDDLDLPLSSYAIRISGVDAGTGQAPPGAVLAIGEGLQALPGRAGVEPVFGLAGKWVPAELHYQAELSGATVVDRASVIITHLAEIVRTNASRLLGREDVRALTEMVKRTHPVVVEELTPGLLSLGQIQKVLQAMLDEGVPIRDLVRIFEALSLRAKSTNDHDSLVEAARGALGPAIAAQYTTAGRLTVITLDPMLEQSLLESLRPSDTGAFMAIDGMRAEAIVSEASRLAEAAEQQGLNPVLACSPQLRLPLMRLLRAGSRRVQVLSYSEISGSTAQIETIGVVNGAYAGAA; the protein is encoded by the coding sequence GTGAAGAAGCAGAGCCTCAGCAAGTTCGCCGTACCCGTCGGGGTCGTCGGCATCATCATCATGATGGTCGTACCGCTGCCGACCTTCCTTCTGGACCTGCTGATCGCCGTGAACATCACGGCAGCCCTGCTGACCCTGCTGATCTCCATGTTCGTCCAGAAGCCGCTGGACTTCGCGGTCTTCCCGGCGCTGCTGCTGGTCATGACGCTGTTCCGGCTGGCTCTCAACATCAGCGCGACCCGGCTGGTGCTGCGCGACGGTGACGCCGGCAAGGTGATCCACGCGTTCGGCAGCTTCGTCGTCGGTGGCAACCTGGTGATCGGGCTGGTGATCTTCTCGATCCTGGTGATCGTCCAGATGATCGTGGTGACCAAGGGTGCCGAGCGGGTCGCCGAGGTCGGCGCCCGCTTCACCCTCGACGCGATGCCCGGCAAGCAGATGGCGATCGACGCCGACCTCAACGCCGGCCTGATCGACGAGTCGGAGGCGAGGAAGCGCCGCGCGGAGGTCTCCTCCGAGGCCGACTTCTACGGCGCGATGGACGGTGGCTCCAAGTTCGTCAAGGGCGACGCCATCGCCGCCATCATCATCACCGTCATCAACCTGGTCGGCGGCTTCGCGATCGGCATCATGCAGGCCGGCATGGCCCCGGTCGACGCGATGAACCACTACAGCATGCTGAGCATCGGCGACGGCCTGGTCTCCCAGATCCCGGCGCTGCTGCTTTCGGTCGCCACCGGTCTGATCGTGACCCGGTCGGCCACCTCCGGCGACATGGGTTCCAGCGTCACCACCCAGCTCAGCCAGAACAAGCTGGCCCTGCGCATCGGCGGTGGCGCCGCGCTCGCCCTCTGCGTCATCCCGGGCCTGCCGAAACTGCCGTTCCTGCTGGTCGGTGGCGCGGTCCTGGCGATCGCGCAGCGGGTGAAGGAGCCGGTGCCGGAGACGGCCGAGGAGGCCATCGCGGCCGAGGCGGTCGACATGCCCGCGCCGGACTCGCCGGAACAGCTGCTCGGCGAGATGCGGATCGACCCGCTGGAGCTCGCGCTCGCGCCGGACCTGGTCGACCTGGTCGACGCGAGCAGCGGGGACCTGCTCGACCGGGTCCGCGCGCTCCGCCGCAAGATGGCCATGGAGCTCGGCGTGATCATGCCGCCCGTCCGCACCCGGGACGACCTGGACCTGCCGCTCTCCTCGTACGCGATCCGAATCTCCGGTGTGGACGCGGGCACCGGCCAGGCGCCGCCGGGGGCGGTGCTCGCCATCGGCGAGGGCCTGCAGGCGCTGCCCGGACGGGCCGGCGTGGAACCGGTCTTCGGCCTGGCCGGCAAGTGGGTGCCCGCCGAACTGCACTACCAGGCCGAGCTCTCCGGAGCGACGGTGGTGGACCGGGCCTCGGTGATCATCACGCACCTCGCCGAGATCGTCCGGACCAACGCGAGCCGGCTGCTCGGCCGCGAGGACGTCCGGGCGCTGACCGAGATGGTGAAGCGCACGCATCCGGTGGTGGTCGAGGAGCTGACGCCGGGCCTGCTCAGCCTCGGCCAGATCCAGAAGGTGCTGCAGGCGATGCTCGACGAGGGCGTGCCGATCCGGGACCTGGTCCGGATCTTCGAGGCGCTCTCGCTGCGCGCCAAGTCGACGAACGACCACGACAGCCTGGTCGAGGCAGCGCGCGGCGCCCTCGGCCCGGCGATCGCCGCCCAGTACACGACGGCCGGGCGGCTCACCGTGATCACGCTCGACCCGATGCTCGAGCAGAGCCTGCTCGAGTCGTTGCGGCCCAGCGACACCGGCGCCTTCATGGCGATCGACGGCATGCGTGCCGAGGCGATCGTCAGCGAGGCCAGCCGGCTCGCCGAAGCCGCCGAGCAGCAGGGCCTCAACCCGGTCCTGGCCTGCTCCCCACAACTGCGGCTGCCACTGATGCGACTGCTGCGGGCCGGCTCCCGCCGGGTGCAGGTGCTGTCGTACAGCGAAATCTCTGGTTCCACCGCACAGATCGAGACGATAGGGGTGGTGAACGGTGCCTACGCGGGTGCTGCTTGA
- a CDS encoding EscU/YscU/HrcU family type III secretion system export apparatus switch protein encodes MTGEKTEQPTAQKLKKAKQEGQIGKTQDLGAWFGILAASIMLPRTLSKAMDQAQALMQKIPDTVQNPDPGKAIAIMKDALTGVVWAVLPLALTMMLVGVAGAGAQGGIRVATKLFKPQFKRLNPLPGIKRMFGAQSLWEATKALVKTGVLTGVLYMTMKDIVPKLMQAGQLPLASTLKIVSDASISLIRAAAAAGIVMAAADYFVVKRRTNKQLRMSKEEVKQEYKNTEGDPHVKGQIRARQMAMARGRQMADVPTADVVVVNPVHVAVALRYEPEKGAPRVIAMGKGPIAAKIRDIATENRVPMVQDVPLARSLHDSCEIGQEIPAEFFGAVAKVLAFVMSLKAKGSAAGLHQSPNAVAV; translated from the coding sequence ATGACCGGCGAGAAGACCGAACAACCGACAGCGCAGAAACTCAAGAAGGCCAAGCAAGAGGGCCAGATCGGCAAGACGCAGGACCTCGGCGCCTGGTTCGGCATCCTGGCCGCCAGCATCATGCTGCCGCGCACTCTGAGCAAGGCGATGGATCAGGCGCAGGCCCTGATGCAGAAGATCCCGGACACCGTGCAGAACCCGGACCCGGGCAAGGCCATCGCGATCATGAAGGACGCGCTGACCGGCGTGGTGTGGGCGGTGCTGCCGCTCGCGCTGACGATGATGCTGGTCGGCGTCGCGGGCGCCGGCGCGCAGGGCGGCATCCGGGTGGCGACCAAGCTGTTCAAGCCGCAGTTCAAGCGGCTCAACCCGCTGCCCGGCATCAAGCGGATGTTCGGTGCGCAGTCGCTCTGGGAGGCGACGAAGGCGCTGGTCAAGACGGGTGTCCTGACCGGCGTGCTGTACATGACGATGAAGGACATCGTGCCGAAGCTGATGCAGGCCGGTCAGCTGCCGCTCGCGTCCACCCTCAAGATCGTCAGTGACGCCTCGATCTCGCTGATCCGGGCCGCCGCCGCGGCCGGCATCGTGATGGCGGCGGCCGACTACTTCGTGGTGAAGCGGCGCACCAACAAGCAGCTGCGGATGAGCAAGGAGGAGGTCAAACAGGAGTACAAGAACACCGAGGGCGACCCGCACGTCAAGGGTCAGATCCGGGCGCGGCAGATGGCGATGGCGCGCGGCCGGCAGATGGCCGACGTGCCCACCGCGGACGTCGTGGTGGTCAACCCGGTGCACGTCGCGGTCGCTCTGCGGTACGAACCGGAGAAGGGCGCCCCGCGCGTGATAGCGATGGGCAAGGGACCGATCGCGGCCAAGATCCGTGACATCGCCACCGAGAACCGTGTCCCGATGGTGCAGGACGTGCCGCTGGCCCGATCCCTGCACGACAGCTGCGAGATCGGCCAGGAGATCCCGGCCGAGTTCTTCGGCGCGGTGGCGAAGGTGCTGGCGTTCGTGATGAGCCTGAAGGCGAAGGGCTCGGCGGCCGGTCTGCACCAGAGTCCGAACGCTGTCGCGGTGTGA
- the fliR gene encoding flagellar biosynthetic protein FliR translates to MNFEVATAEFLAVMLGTVRTGAWMMLCPPFSSRLIPVQVKALLSVGLTLPMAPYLRDTVPSLDTQDLIFSAALQFFVGATLGFITLMLFAALQAAGDLLDLFGGLTLASAYDPLSLSQSSIFGRFYNLVAVTLLFASDGHQLILRGFLQSFRTMPLDTGFNTETSTQLLVRGVAEMFLAGLQIAGPLIAVLFLADVALGLLNRVAPALNAFQLGFPVKIFLVVTLSGLAITMLPAVLNVLVEKAVTVVVRLGGG, encoded by the coding sequence ATGAATTTCGAAGTCGCCACCGCGGAGTTCCTGGCGGTCATGCTGGGAACGGTCCGTACCGGCGCGTGGATGATGCTCTGCCCGCCGTTCAGCTCGCGGCTCATCCCGGTGCAGGTCAAAGCGCTGCTCTCGGTCGGCCTGACGCTGCCGATGGCACCCTACCTGCGGGACACCGTGCCGAGCCTGGACACCCAGGATCTGATCTTCAGCGCGGCTCTGCAGTTCTTCGTCGGCGCGACGCTCGGCTTCATCACGCTGATGCTCTTCGCCGCCCTGCAGGCGGCCGGTGACCTGCTCGACCTCTTCGGCGGCCTCACGCTGGCCTCCGCCTACGACCCGCTGTCGCTCAGCCAGAGCTCGATCTTCGGCCGGTTCTACAACCTGGTGGCGGTCACCCTGCTCTTCGCCAGTGACGGGCACCAGCTGATCCTGCGCGGCTTCCTGCAGAGTTTCCGGACCATGCCGCTGGACACCGGGTTCAACACCGAGACCTCGACCCAGTTGCTGGTCCGCGGCGTGGCCGAGATGTTCCTGGCCGGGCTGCAGATCGCCGGCCCGCTGATCGCGGTGCTCTTCCTCGCCGACGTCGCGCTGGGCCTGCTCAACCGGGTGGCGCCGGCGCTCAACGCGTTCCAGCTCGGATTCCCGGTGAAGATCTTCCTGGTGGTGACGCTCTCCGGCCTCGCCATCACGATGCTGCCGGCCGTGCTCAACGTCCTCGTCGAGAAGGCGGTCACGGTCGTCGTCCGCCTCGGCGGCGGCTGA
- the fliP gene encoding flagellar type III secretion system pore protein FliP (The bacterial flagellar biogenesis protein FliP forms a type III secretion system (T3SS)-type pore required for flagellar assembly.), with the protein MAAAGLALVLLPGAVSAMPSQAPVAQAPVAQAPVAQAPIAQAPIMHGPVARAPAPPSPPSINLNINGTNPDGSRPASSLVIVLGLTALSVAPALLLLCTSFTKVFMVLGITRNALGLTTMPPNQVLAGLALFLSLFIMGPTVSSINEVGVQPYLAGDKTQSQAFQDGVEPLRDFMSEVTREDEVALLVKVSGAEQPANMDDVPLTTLIPAFVLSELRAAFIIGFVIFIPFLIIDLVVSASLMSLGMMMLPPVTVALPFKLLLFVLVDGWGLIITALVGSY; encoded by the coding sequence ATGGCAGCGGCGGGGCTGGCCCTGGTGCTCCTGCCGGGAGCGGTGTCCGCCATGCCGAGCCAGGCTCCGGTCGCGCAGGCCCCGGTCGCGCAGGCCCCGGTCGCCCAGGCCCCGATCGCGCAAGCGCCGATCATGCACGGCCCGGTCGCGCGGGCGCCGGCTCCGCCGTCCCCACCCTCGATCAACCTCAACATCAACGGTACGAACCCCGACGGGTCCCGCCCGGCCTCGTCCCTGGTGATCGTCCTCGGTCTGACCGCGCTCTCGGTGGCGCCCGCGCTGCTGCTGCTCTGCACGTCGTTCACCAAGGTCTTCATGGTCCTCGGCATCACCCGCAACGCGCTCGGCCTGACCACCATGCCGCCCAACCAGGTGCTCGCCGGGCTGGCGCTGTTCCTGAGCCTGTTCATCATGGGACCGACCGTCTCGTCGATCAACGAGGTCGGTGTGCAGCCCTACCTGGCCGGTGACAAGACCCAGTCACAGGCGTTCCAGGACGGTGTGGAGCCGCTGCGCGACTTCATGTCCGAGGTGACCCGCGAGGACGAGGTCGCGCTGCTGGTCAAGGTCTCCGGCGCGGAGCAGCCGGCGAACATGGACGACGTCCCGCTGACCACGCTGATCCCGGCCTTCGTCCTCTCCGAGCTGCGGGCCGCGTTCATCATCGGGTTCGTCATCTTCATCCCGTTCCTGATCATCGACCTCGTGGTGTCGGCGTCACTGATGTCGCTGGGCATGATGATGCTGCCTCCGGTGACCGTGGCGCTGCCGTTCAAGCTGTTGCTGTTCGTGCTGGTCGACGGCTGGGGCCTGATCATCACGGCGCTGGTGGGCTCGTACTGA
- a CDS encoding flagellar biosynthetic protein FliO, whose amino-acid sequence MFPLLLQVGVTLLVVLLMMWGLARVIRRPFGLRGNDALAVLGTQQVGRGAAVAVVRVADRALVIGITDTEVSLLVEHDLEAFLTEPEEEHIPVDLDGGELPGRHPAATGGRLEGSLLSPRTWMSAVDVLRERTARPERTARR is encoded by the coding sequence GTGTTCCCGCTCTTGCTCCAGGTCGGTGTCACGCTGCTGGTCGTCCTGCTGATGATGTGGGGGCTGGCCCGGGTGATCCGGAGGCCGTTCGGTCTGCGCGGCAACGACGCGCTCGCGGTGCTCGGCACTCAGCAGGTGGGCCGGGGAGCGGCCGTGGCCGTGGTCCGGGTGGCGGACCGGGCGCTCGTCATCGGCATCACCGACACCGAGGTCAGCCTCCTCGTCGAGCACGATCTGGAGGCGTTCCTGACCGAGCCCGAGGAGGAGCACATCCCGGTCGACCTGGACGGCGGTGAGCTTCCCGGACGGCATCCGGCGGCCACCGGCGGGCGGCTGGAGGGCTCCCTGCTCTCACCGCGGACCTGGATGTCGGCGGTGGACGTCCTTCGCGAGCGAACGGCACGGCCCGAGCGAACTGCGAGGCGATGA
- the fliN gene encoding flagellar motor switch protein FliN — MTAPTMTAPQLALARNAAEAALAVLPTSRALFAADPLIPDESTVIQGQAVTARFTGAASGEVVVVVGQDLADALRESPLGELDLTAAVRPALEAAARVFGPVVLDPGQLMDPEVALSALAAKEGAVAVPLRDEEAMHAVVALALSAWPGEDPAGGLAQQAPRMAAVMGGGRGGGLDMLHDVEMEVSAELGRTRMSVRELLSLTPGAIVELDRAAGSPADLLVNGRLIARGEVVVVDENFGIRITEIVAPGAE; from the coding sequence ATGACAGCGCCCACCATGACCGCGCCACAGCTGGCGCTCGCCCGGAACGCCGCCGAGGCCGCGCTGGCCGTCCTTCCCACCAGCCGGGCACTGTTCGCCGCTGATCCGCTGATTCCCGACGAGTCGACGGTGATCCAGGGACAGGCGGTCACCGCGCGCTTCACCGGCGCGGCGTCCGGCGAGGTCGTGGTGGTCGTCGGGCAGGATCTGGCGGACGCGCTGCGGGAGAGCCCGCTCGGCGAGCTGGACCTGACCGCGGCGGTCCGGCCGGCGCTGGAGGCGGCGGCCCGGGTGTTCGGCCCGGTGGTGCTCGATCCGGGTCAGCTGATGGACCCCGAGGTCGCGCTCAGCGCGCTGGCCGCGAAGGAGGGCGCGGTCGCGGTGCCCCTGCGCGACGAGGAAGCGATGCACGCCGTCGTCGCCCTGGCGCTGAGCGCGTGGCCCGGCGAGGACCCGGCCGGCGGACTCGCCCAGCAGGCGCCCCGGATGGCCGCCGTGATGGGCGGCGGACGCGGTGGCGGGCTGGACATGCTGCACGACGTCGAGATGGAGGTCTCGGCCGAGCTGGGCCGGACCCGGATGAGCGTGCGGGAGCTGCTGTCGCTGACCCCGGGCGCCATCGTCGAGCTGGACCGGGCCGCCGGCAGCCCGGCGGATCTGCTGGTCAACGGCCGGCTGATCGCCCGGGGCGAGGTGGTGGTGGTCGACGAGAACTTCGGCATCCGGATCACCGAGATCGTCGCGCCCGGCGCCGAGTAG